The genome window TTCTTAAAAAAGGGTTTGAACTTCTAAGTAATTATGACAAAACGAATGGCTTTTTAACTAGGGGTTTTTCTAAGAAACCCGATCTTCCAAGTATGAGAGAAAAATATTGTTTAGAATCAGCTGCCATAGCTACTTATCCTATGTATAGAGGCATTGCATCCTTATTGGGTATGAAGCTTTTAGCAGCTCCGGATTCAATAGACGGCCTATTTGAAACCTATGTTAAAAACAAGCAAAAATATGATTTTTTCTTTATACATGTTAAGGGAACTGACCAAGCAGGTGAAGACGGAGACTTTGAATCTAAAGTAAGCTGTATAGAAAAGGTAGACAAAGCCCTTTCAGTACTTTTGCAAAATAGACCCGATGTAATTGCTATAACTGGTGATCACTCATCGCCTTGTCCCATGCGTTCCCATAGCTTTCATCCAGTTCCAGTCCTACTAAATGGTGAATTTTCTGGAAGAGATGATGTTGTATGCTTCCATGAAAATGCATGTAATGTTGGAGGCCTAGGTTTTTTTGAAAGTAAATACCTAATGACACTGCTTTTAGCTAATGGAAAGAGACTTAATAAGTTTGGAGCGTAAGAAAAGCATCAGTGGACGCTTTTCCAGTCCTAAGTAACAAGCTCTAAGATTCGGGTCACTCTTTTGGGTATAGAAACAAAATCCCATAGATTTGGTTAGTAGATTTTTATTTTCACGTGATTTAGATTTATAATTTTTAGCTTAATTAATTTATTTTAAAAGGTAAAAAACAAATTAATTGTTTTTTATCTTGTTTTTTTATTAAGATAATTTATGCCTATCTGACATTTTTATCATGTAATTATTTGATTGATTATAAGAAAAACTATATATGAAAGGAGGGAATATTTTTGAAGAGAAATAAATTATTATTGACTTTTTTTAGTGTCTTGTGTTTATTAATGATTTTCAGTTTAGGCAATGTTCATGCCCAAGCACAAAACAATGATACCGATGTATATATAGTAAAAAGTGGTGATTCTTTATGGAAGATTGCTGTAAAATATCAAGTAGGCATAAGTGAAATTATTTCGGCAAATCCACAGTTCAAAAATCCAGATTTAATATACCCTGGAGATAAAGTATATATTCCTTTATTTAGTACAGTTAAAGCCATAGAGAAGGAAGTTGTAAGATTAACCAATATTCAAAGACAAAATTATGGCCTACCTCCTCTTAAACATAATTGGCAATTATCAAGGGTAGCAAGATATAAGTCCGATGATATGAGAAATAAAGGATATTTTAGTCATACTTCTCCAACCTATGGATCGCCATTCAAGATGATCACTGATTTTGGAATCAGATATTCTACTGCGGGAGAAAACATTGCTATGGGTCAAAGAACTGCCCAGGATGTAGTTA of Maledivibacter sp. contains these proteins:
- the safA gene encoding SafA/ExsA family spore coat assembly protein encodes the protein MIFSLGNVHAQAQNNDTDVYIVKSGDSLWKIAVKYQVGISEIISANPQFKNPDLIYPGDKVYIPLFSTVKAIEKEVVRLTNIQRQNYGLPPLKHNWQLSRVARYKSDDMRNKGYFSHTSPTYGSPFKMITDFGIRYSTAGENIAMGQRTAQDVVTGWMNSSGHRANILSKNFTEIGVGYSKNSSGRTYWTQMFIRP